A region from the Bradyrhizobium sp. CCBAU 53340 genome encodes:
- a CDS encoding Fic family protein: MTAPATRHARSAATPSPSIGLSRGPPSLATASSLLIDQGSPSRVMKDDPDYQDDPGDFRTRVVWIGGNKDIAYSSINPPPPPDVPDCLAQAVDYLRNEGMQQMTQGFITRMAIAHAHFEAVHPFRAGNGRVGRLLLPLMMAAEKRVPLYLSPYIESKKGTYYASLKNAQQRLDWEPIITFMADAVTATVEELIRTRQALSELSERWRGRRKFRKGFCGSSGAGRASQLSGRDGETAPRTSRHLYRPDQPGHRAAGRGGHPTGADRLRAQPRTPPRRRLPSSTARSAKSRFSQTSVPRSVLTRSRSAPRGHRANSGRWLRLRIEEALRLLHRNKSVLLCRYWRMKNLELANLELWAGKLCRES; encoded by the coding sequence CACCGAGCTTGGCTACGGCGTCTTCACTATTGATCGATCAAGGATCTCCATCGCGCGTGATGAAGGACGACCCGGATTATCAGGACGATCCCGGCGACTTCCGAACGCGCGTAGTCTGGATCGGCGGGAACAAAGACATCGCATATTCAAGTATAAATCCTCCACCCCCACCCGACGTGCCAGATTGCCTCGCTCAGGCGGTCGACTACCTCCGGAACGAGGGCATGCAGCAGATGACTCAAGGGTTCATCACGCGCATGGCCATTGCGCACGCCCATTTCGAAGCGGTACACCCCTTTCGCGCCGGCAACGGTCGCGTGGGTCGTCTCCTCCTCCCGCTCATGATGGCGGCGGAGAAGCGTGTACCGCTGTACCTTTCTCCCTACATCGAAAGCAAGAAGGGCACGTACTACGCATCCCTCAAGAACGCCCAGCAGCGGCTCGACTGGGAGCCGATCATCACGTTCATGGCCGACGCCGTGACCGCCACCGTTGAAGAGCTCATCCGCACCCGGCAGGCGCTGTCGGAGTTGTCCGAACGCTGGAGGGGTCGCCGGAAATTCCGTAAGGGTTTCTGCGGCTCTTCGGGCGCTGGACGAGCTTCACAACTATCCGGTCGTGACGGCGAAACGGCTCCGCGAACTTCTCGACATCTCTACCGCCCAGATCAACCAGGGCATCGCGCAGCTGGAAGAGGTGGGCATCCTACGGGAGCGGACCGGCTACGCGCGCAACCGCGTACGCCGCCTCGGAGGCGCTTGCCATCATCAACCGCCCGTTCGGCGAAGAGCCGGTTCTCGCAAACGTCAGTCCCGAGGTCGGTCCTGACAAGATCTCGGTCGGCCCCAAGGGGCCATAGAGCGAATTCCGGAAGATGGCTGCGGCTCAGAATCGAAGAGGCGCTCCGGCTGCTTCATCGAAATAAATCCGTTCTCTTATGCCGGTATTGGCGGATGAAAAATTTAGAACTGGCAAATTTGGAACTATGGGCAGGCAAACTATGCCGCGAGAGCTAA
- a CDS encoding type II toxin-antitoxin system HicB family antitoxin yields the protein MRNYIGLIHKDADSDFGVSFPDFPGVITAGKSLDDARAMAEEALTLHIEGLAEDGEAIPEPSTLEDVMADPDHRTGVAILVSVKPEQPKAIRVNVTLPEDVLNQIDKYAEAHGFTRSGLLTQAAKRLIGEAA from the coding sequence ATGCGTAACTATATTGGTCTTATCCATAAGGATGCCGACAGCGATTTCGGCGTCTCATTTCCAGACTTCCCCGGAGTGATCACGGCAGGCAAAAGCCTTGATGACGCTCGTGCTATGGCAGAGGAAGCCCTCACCCTTCATATCGAGGGTCTTGCTGAAGATGGAGAAGCCATTCCGGAGCCCTCTACTCTAGAGGATGTTATGGCAGATCCTGATCATCGAACTGGGGTAGCTATTTTGGTGTCGGTCAAACCCGAACAACCAAAGGCTATACGTGTGAATGTCACCCTTCCTGAGGACGTTCTGAATCAGATCGACAAATATGCTGAAGCGCACGGCTTTACGAGATCGGGCCTCCTAACTCAGGCCGCGAAGAGACTCATAGGAGAAGCAGCCTAA
- a CDS encoding type II toxin-antitoxin system HicA family toxin, giving the protein MKSREIISILQGDGWFEVGRKGSHVQFKHPFKKGRVIVPHPERDVPLGTLKSIEKQSGLKLR; this is encoded by the coding sequence ATGAAAAGCCGGGAAATTATCTCGATCCTTCAAGGGGATGGATGGTTTGAGGTGGGCCGGAAAGGCAGCCATGTGCAGTTCAAACATCCATTCAAGAAGGGTCGCGTAATTGTTCCGCACCCCGAACGGGATGTCCCACTCGGGACACTGAAGAGTATTGAAAAGCAGTCAGGTCTCAAACTGAGGTAA
- a CDS encoding IS66 family transposase produces the protein MAIRPEALPTDAAALAEMVLALDAENEKLRVAMQTLKEMIFGKRSERLAAIVAEQLALELDDLATGVTSPAPANDDLPATKPAGKPRKKARRNIGALPKHLPRCEQVLEPDTTACPCCQGLLHRIGEDVSEVLDVIPAILRVLRTIRPKYACRGCTDGVVQAKVLPRLIDSGMASTALVAHVVISKFAWYLPLYRQVQILAGQGLHLDRATLAGWVKRAAWWLKSLYELQLRTIQASPRLFCDETPMPVLDPGRHRTRICQFWAHAMDDRPWGGPSPPAVAYVFADGRGTEEIAGQLAGFSGILQVDGYAAYKALARGQGGAIQLAFCLAHARRKFVEVYKTMQSPFAHEVIERLQAVYAIEAEIRGLSAEQRLAARRTRSAPLMEVLKARLTSMLDHLFSQSKLVEAINYTLNHWDGLTLFLRDGRVEVDSNTVERSMRPIAMGRRNSLFSGSEGGAESWAILASLVNTAKLHELDPQAYLADVLERIVSGQTKSHQLHELLPWNWKATRELSARVAA, from the coding sequence ATGGCGATTCGTCCCGAAGCTCTTCCGACCGATGCAGCGGCTCTGGCCGAGATGGTGCTCGCGCTTGACGCCGAGAACGAGAAGCTACGTGTGGCGATGCAGACGCTGAAGGAGATGATCTTCGGCAAGCGCTCAGAGCGGCTGGCGGCGATCGTGGCCGAGCAGCTCGCGCTCGAACTGGACGATCTCGCGACTGGCGTCACATCACCTGCGCCAGCCAACGACGATTTGCCTGCGACGAAGCCGGCTGGGAAGCCGCGCAAGAAGGCGAGGCGCAACATCGGCGCGCTACCCAAGCATTTGCCTCGCTGCGAGCAGGTGCTCGAGCCAGACACGACAGCGTGCCCGTGCTGCCAGGGCCTTCTGCACCGGATCGGCGAGGATGTGAGCGAGGTACTGGACGTGATCCCGGCGATCCTGCGGGTACTGCGCACGATTCGTCCCAAATACGCCTGCCGCGGCTGCACCGACGGCGTGGTGCAGGCGAAGGTGCTGCCGCGTCTGATCGACAGCGGCATGGCATCGACGGCACTCGTGGCTCACGTGGTGATCTCGAAGTTCGCCTGGTATCTGCCGCTGTACCGCCAGGTGCAGATCCTGGCCGGTCAGGGCCTTCATCTCGACCGCGCGACGCTCGCCGGCTGGGTGAAGCGTGCGGCATGGTGGCTTAAGAGTCTTTATGAGCTTCAGCTGCGGACGATCCAGGCTTCGCCGCGGCTGTTCTGCGACGAGACGCCGATGCCGGTGCTCGATCCCGGACGACATCGCACTCGTATCTGCCAGTTCTGGGCGCATGCGATGGATGATCGCCCATGGGGTGGCCCATCGCCGCCGGCGGTCGCCTATGTGTTTGCGGATGGCCGCGGCACCGAGGAGATCGCCGGGCAATTGGCCGGCTTCTCCGGCATTCTGCAGGTGGATGGCTATGCCGCCTACAAAGCGCTTGCCCGCGGTCAAGGCGGGGCGATCCAGCTGGCTTTTTGTCTCGCGCATGCCCGACGCAAATTCGTCGAGGTGTACAAGACGATGCAGTCGCCGTTCGCTCACGAAGTGATCGAGCGCCTGCAAGCGGTCTACGCCATCGAGGCCGAGATCCGTGGCTTGAGCGCCGAACAGCGGCTTGCCGCCCGCCGCACCAGGTCCGCACCGCTGATGGAGGTGCTGAAGGCGCGACTGACCTCGATGCTCGACCACCTGTTCTCCCAATCGAAGCTAGTGGAGGCCATCAACTATACGCTCAATCACTGGGACGGACTGACGCTATTTCTCCGCGATGGCCGCGTCGAGGTCGACAGCAACACCGTCGAGCGTTCAATGCGCCCGATTGCGATGGGGCGCCGTAACTCATTGTTCAGCGGCAGCGAGGGCGGCGCCGAGAGCTGGGCAATCCTTGCGTCGCTGGTCAATACGGCAAAGCTCCACGAACTCGATCCGCAGGCCTATCTGGCCGATGTGCTGGAGCGCATCGTCTCCGGTCAGACCAAGAGCCACCAGCTGCACGAACTTCTCCCCTGGAACTGGAAGGCGACCCGCGAGCTCAGCGCACGGGTGGCCGCATGA
- a CDS encoding UPF0149 family protein: MTRRRRSSSSSSMAAAAMPLDELEPWLQARAEQHPVATSLPMLDGYVAAIVAGPVSMSPLDWICPLLAIDADAFNHGGTPEFAAISAVALRHNDISNVLSTAPHRFAPVHGRKPNGDVDARPWCQGFHAAMRLRLSAWGPLLDVSNIHHGLLLPILLHCVDDQGRPLLGPPRKGRETEEFLRNAHADIPDVVEAMRQYWMPTRYARTG, translated from the coding sequence ATGACCCGCCGCCGCCGTTCATCATCTTCATCATCGATGGCGGCAGCCGCGATGCCGCTCGACGAACTTGAGCCTTGGCTACAGGCTCGTGCCGAGCAGCATCCCGTCGCCACCAGTCTTCCCATGCTCGACGGCTATGTCGCCGCGATCGTGGCCGGGCCGGTGTCGATGAGTCCGCTCGACTGGATCTGTCCGCTGCTCGCCATCGACGCCGACGCATTCAACCATGGCGGCACGCCGGAGTTCGCCGCGATTTCGGCCGTCGCGCTGCGCCACAACGACATCAGTAATGTTCTTTCCACCGCACCACATCGGTTCGCACCGGTCCATGGCCGCAAGCCGAATGGCGACGTTGATGCGCGGCCGTGGTGTCAGGGATTCCATGCCGCCATGCGGTTGCGACTATCAGCCTGGGGCCCACTGCTCGACGTCAGCAACATACACCACGGCTTGCTCCTGCCCATCCTGCTGCATTGCGTCGACGATCAAGGGCGTCCACTGCTTGGACCACCAAGGAAAGGCCGCGAGACCGAGGAATTCCTGCGCAACGCCCATGCCGACATTCCGGACGTCGTCGAGGCCATGCGTCAGTACTGGATGCCGACCCGCTACGCTCGCACAGGCTGA
- a CDS encoding transposase — MADAMHEARLDARQESGSYRRIEVITGQRRRRRWTAEEKARIVAESFEEGANISEVARRHGVVRGLLTVWRRKFATAVSFQAPGFVPVRIASESGPATADESDRLACAHKVPPQMASAPGKLGGMIEIELGGARIRVEPGVELATLSTVLSALRGIR; from the coding sequence ATGGCAGATGCCATGCATGAAGCCAGGCTTGATGCCAGGCAGGAAAGCGGCTCCTATCGTCGGATCGAGGTGATCACAGGGCAGCGTCGACGACGGCGCTGGACGGCTGAAGAGAAGGCTCGGATCGTGGCCGAGAGCTTCGAGGAAGGGGCCAATATTTCCGAGGTCGCTCGGCGCCATGGCGTTGTCCGTGGGTTGCTGACGGTGTGGCGGCGCAAGTTCGCGACGGCAGTGAGCTTTCAGGCGCCAGGCTTCGTGCCGGTCCGGATCGCTTCCGAGAGCGGTCCGGCGACGGCAGACGAGTCGGACCGGTTAGCGTGCGCGCATAAGGTGCCGCCGCAGATGGCATCGGCTCCAGGCAAGCTTGGCGGAATGATCGAGATCGAGCTGGGCGGGGCACGCATCCGGGTCGAGCCCGGAGTGGAGCTGGCGACGCTTTCGACAGTGCTATCGGCGCTTCGGGGCATCCGTTGA